The sequence ATCCTGCACAGCCGGCTCGCGAAGCTGCTCACCCACCCACTGGTCGCGCTCGGCATCTACACCGGCAGCCTCTTCGGCCTGTACTTCAGCGACCTGCTCGGCACGATGATGCGCTCCCACCTGGGCCACCTCGCCATGCTGGTCCACTTCGTGGCCGCCGGGTACCTGCTGTTCTGGGTGCTCATCGGCGTCGACCCGGGCCGACCGAGGGTCCCCCACCCCATCTTGGTGATCATCCACCTGGCCGCGATGGCGGCGCACGGCTTCTTCGGCCTGGTGCTCATGCAGACCACCACAATCCTGGCCCCGGACTGGTACACCGCCGTCCACCCCACCTGGGCCTCCCCGCTCGCGGTGGACCAGAAGCTCGGCGCGAGCATCGCCTGGGCGTTCGGCGAAATCCCCGCCGCCGTCGTCATGATCCTCCTCGTACGCCAGTGGATCCGCGCCGACCAGCGAGAACAGGCCCGCTTCGACCGCGCCGCCGACCGCGCCGAGGCCACCGGCGAAGACGACGAGCTGGCCCGCTACAACGCGTTCCTCGCCGCCGCCAGCCGGGCCGGTCAGGACCAGCACCGGGGACAGCGGCCGTAGGCGACACGACCATGTCCCGGTAGTCGACATCGTCGAACGGTTTGCGCTTCCCCTCGTAGCGTGGAGGCCTGGACTTGGGGAATAGAGGTTCATGGCTGAGACGAGGCGTCAGTTTGATCCGGAGTTCCGTGCGGGCGCGGTGCGGATCGTGCGGGAGACCGGGAAGTCGATCGCGCAGGTCGCTCGTGACTTGGGCATCGATGACGGCACTCTGGCGAACTGGGTGAAGAAGGACCGCGAGGCCCGGGGCGAGGCCGCTGCGGGTGGGCTGTCGGAGGACGAGCGGGCCGAGTTGGCGCGGTTGCGGCGGGAGAACGCCGAGCTGGCGATGGAGCGTGATGTCCTCAAGCGATCCGTGGTCCTGTGGGTGAAGGAAGCGACGGGCCGGTGAGCGTGGCCGCCTTCATCGCTTCCCAGAGGACCGAGCACGACGTGCCGCACGCGCTGGCCTGCCGAGCCTTGGGTGTCTCGCAGTCCTGGTTCTACAAGTGGCGTGACCGGCCACCCACGCCGCGCCAGGACCGCCGGGTCCGGCTGGCCGACGCGGTGCGGAAGGTGTTCGACGATTCCGGCGGCACCTACGGCAGCCCGCGCATTGCCCGGTGGAAGGTACGCCAGTCGATGGGCCGGGTCGGGTCGTGCTTCGACAACGCCGTCGCCGAGGCCACCTTCTCCACCATCAAGGTCGAGTACGTCCACCGCCGGCAGTTCCGCACCCGCACCGAAGCCCGCATCAAGATCGCCACCTGGATCACCGACTTCTACAACCGGCGCCGCCGCCACTCCGTCTGCGACGGGCGATCACCTATCGACAACGAACGATCAGCGGTGCAGGCTCTGGAGGCCCAAGCCGCATAACGGAGCCCTCCACGATTCCAGGGGTTTGACACGGGCGACGTAGGCGCGCGTGGGTTCGTGGTGTTGCATGCGGACAATGACGGCGGGGTAGAGCCCGGCGTTGGCCTGGCGGTGGCCGCCGCGGTTGAGCCTGTGCCGGTTGGTCATGCCTGAGGAGGCGGGGATCGGTGCAACCCCGCACAGCCGGGCCCAGGCCGGTTGGGAGCGGACTCGGTCGATGTTGTCGCCGGCGACGAAGAGCATCTCGGCCGCGGTGTCGGCGCCGACGCCGAAGGCGGCGACCAACTGCGGCACGAGCTGGCCGGTGAGTTCCCCAGCAGCGCCTCGTGGGTTTTGATCTCGTCGTTGAGCTGCTGCCAGCGACGTGCGATGGAGCGCAGCGTGTGCTTGGTCGCGACGAGCACGGTGGTGACCGGGCCCGGACGCAGGCCGGCGCGCACCGCTCGATCAGGGCCATCTTCGACAGGGGTCTTTGGCAACCTTGATTTGGCGGATCATCTCCACCGTGCCGTCGTTGGTCTTCGGGACGCTGGTGGAGTTGCCGGCCAGCACCGAGCGGGCGGCGTTCTCGGCATCGAGGGTGTCGCTCTTGCCACGTAGCCGCCGATCCCGGCGGTCGGTGCGCAGGACCTCGATAACCCCGAGACCACGCCGTCGGACGGCGGAGATCAACCCTGCCCCGTAGGAGCCGGTTCCCTCGATCGCGAAGATGAGCTTCTTGGCGCCGAAGCCGGCGGCCCAATCGAACAACTGCTCGTAGCCGCCTTTGTCTGCGGGAACGAGCGGGCATCAAGGCGGCCGCCGATGTCGTCCAGGGCGACAGGGGTTCGTGACGTTGGCCGGCCGGGTGGACGGGACTGTAATGGGACCTGCTGCGGCCATGGCAGCGTGCGGGCCTTTCCCGTCGGCTGCTGGTGTGGTGGGCGCGTCGGTCGCGCCCACCACACGGCTTTCGTCAGGCGTTCAACCGAAGAATCGTGTACGCCGTGGTCGGCGTCGGCTCGACGTCGAACCGAGCGTTGACCGCGTACACGTAGGGGCCGAAGAGATCGATGGTGGCCGGGACCGCCAGCCGCGCATCGGTGATCTCGTCGACGAGCACCGCGGATGCGACATCGGGGGCCAGCTGGAACTTGGCGATGATGTTGTCGGAGTTGCGGCAGACGTGCAGGATCCTGCCGCGGCGTACGAGCCCGTCACCGTTGAGTACGCTTGCGTCGCC comes from Micromonospora viridifaciens and encodes:
- a CDS encoding transposase, whose protein sequence is MPQLVAAFGVGADTAAEMLFVAGDNIDRVRSQPAWARLCGVAPIPASSGMTNRHRLNRGGHRQANAGLYPAVIVRMQHHEPTRAYVARVKPLESWRAPLCGLGLQSLHR
- a CDS encoding transposase, with translation MAETRRQFDPEFRAGAVRIVRETGKSIAQVARDLGIDDGTLANWVKKDREARGEAAAGGLSEDERAELARLRRENAELAMERDVLKRSVVLWVKEATGR
- a CDS encoding integrase core domain-containing protein, translating into MSVAAFIASQRTEHDVPHALACRALGVSQSWFYKWRDRPPTPRQDRRVRLADAVRKVFDDSGGTYGSPRIARWKVRQSMGRVGSCFDNAVAEATFSTIKVEYVHRRQFRTRTEARIKIATWITDFYNRRRRHSVCDGRSPIDNERSAVQALEAQAA